GTTATCATAGTGCCATACGGAGGTTATGCCAGTGACCTGATGATACATGCCCAGGCACGGGTGCTGGAAGACGAAGGTATCAGGCAATCCGAAGCAGATTCAGCACTAAAAAACCTCTGGAATTCCTTCAAACGTTTCGAATCTGACGAGAAAAAAGGCATGAAAGTTAAGGTAAAATGGGGCGACCAGGAGAAGTTGCTTGTTTCGGATAAAGAAGGCTATGTTTATCTGGATGAAGCTCTTAAACAACAATATACCCATGAAGAAACCCTTTGGATACCGCTAACTTACGAGCTCATGCAGGACGCTGAAGTTATTTACCAGACTACTACTCAGGTAATGAAACCATCTTACAAAGCTGAGTTTGGTGTTATCAGTGATCTTGATGATACCGTGATCCATACCGGCGTATCGTCAACTTTAAAATGGAGGTTACTTGTTAATTCCCTGATGCGCCATAGTCACAACCGGATGCCGCTGGAGGGAGCTCATGAGTTTTATAGACTACTATACAAAGGAAAATCAGGTTTTGCCACCAATCCGTTCTTTTACCTGTCCAACAGTCCATGGAATATCTATGATTATTTAAACGCCTTTCTTAGAAAATATGACTTTCCTGACGGACCTGTATTACTTAGGGATATAGGCATAAGCTGGCCGCGCCGTAAGTCATTTATGGAAGGCAACAAATACCTGAAAGTAAAGCACATTCTTGAGACCTACCCATCCTTGCCATTTATACTGATTGGCGATGCCGCTGAAATAGATGCAGACATTTATCTCAAAATAGCCAGAACTTTTCCTGAGCAGATCCGGGCCATATATATTCGTGCAGTAAAAAAACAGTCGTTGATTAAAAGAGTAGAAAGCCTTATTGAGGCCAACACTGACATTAAAGTAGTGCTGATCCGGGAAAATCAAAAAGCTATAGACCATGCCAGGGAAAATGGATACATTCAGTAACTGTATTTAATAATGAGTGAAGTCAGACTGTAGCTAAGTTTTAACTTTTAACCTCCAATTCCCAACTCTGAAAGTAACCTTTTTTGCAATGGGCTTCTGCCTTTTCTTCACAACCATTAAGCTTTATCAAACCTTCGAAAGTATGGATAAAATGTTTTACCGTTGTTAACAGGCTTCCATAGAGTAGCAATTTGTATTGATTGACCTACTTAATTTTAATGAAATTTAGAAACAAATAATTGTTTAAATACTTATATTGTTGAAACCACAATTTGATCCAGATTCAGTATATAAGGTGATCATTCAAAAAGTTCTATATCAGCAAAATTTATCCTTTAAGGAAAATCGGATCTACCGTATTTTTAACATTATGCTGATCCTTGCGATTGTTATAGTATTTTTAATGGGCATTTTCCTGATCAGCCTGGGCGAAGTGTTACCTTTTTGGATCTGTATGAGCGAGGTTGTAATTTTTTCTGCTATGCTCTATTTTCACCTAAAAGGATTTTTTACAACCACACGCTATATATTTTTCCTGTTTGCCATCTCAGTACAAGCCTATGGCAGTCTCTACCATGGCCCCAATGGTGGTTTTGATTTCTTCTACCTTACCACGGCCCTGACACCGATCCTGTTTTTCGACAAAAAGAGACATTACCTTTCTCTTTTTATATTCAGTATGGCCTCTTTCATCACAGTCAAGTTCCTCTATGATTATGTAGACCCGGTATTGCCCTTTGAAACCCGGCAACTACTTCCCTATTATTTAAATATTGTCATAAGCATGGTGCTCATTTATATTGGCTATACCATGTTTAAATCTGAGCACCTCAAATACGAGCAAAAGCTGCAGGAACAGCGTGCGGCCCTAGCAGCGGTAAAAGACCAGCTGGAAACACTGCTACAAGCCAGCACCAGGAAAATAGAAAGGCACAATGAAAACATGATCAGGTATGCCTTCCTTAACTCCCACAAAGTAAGGAGCCCGCTTGCCAGAATACTGGGCCTGGTGAATTTAACAAAATATGAAGACCTGGATGATGAAGACAAAAGGCTGTATTATTTTGAAGAACTCAAATCCAATGCCGGAGAACTGGACAGGGTCCTGAAAGAAATGAGTCAGATCCTAAATAACCACATGGAGGAAAAATGATTATTCAGTTCGCATTTTACATATTCATATTTCATAGTTTCACAAGTTTTTAGTCTGCCAACTGGTAAATCATGAACGGTGAAATGGTGAATTGTACAAGCGCCGTTCAACCAAGATATTAACCGCAAAGGTTTTACCTTTTTCCTGTAAAATATTTGAAAAGAAAACCACAGGCAAAGGCTGGCTTAAGTGAGCTAATTAAGCTAAATTAAAGCAATCATGGCACAATACACTTTAAATATCAACGGAAAGCCCCATCAGGTAGATGTGGCCCCGGATACACCACTATTGTGGGTATTGCGGGATCATCTGAAGCTATTAGGAACCAAGTTCGGCTGTGGTATTGGCCAATGCGGAGCCTGTACGATTCACTTCGACGGCGTTGCCACACGGTCATGCCTGATACCTGTATCAGCAGCAGGCAATACATCCATTATCACCATCGAAGGTTTATCAGAAAACCAGGATCACCCGGTACAACTGGCCTGGCTTGCGCATGATGTACCTCAATGTGGCTATTGCCAAAGCGGACAAATGATGAGTGCGGCATCATTGTTAAAGCAAACTCCAAGTCCGACAGATGAAGAAATAGAGGCTGCAATGGCAGGAAACATCTGTAGATGCGGAACCTATGTGCGAATAAAAGCAGCTATAAAAACTGCTGCATCCAAAAGCTGATCCCGGCTACTTCTCCATTTAAAAATCAACATTCCCATGACGCTTATCAAAACCAATTATAACAGACGATCATTTTTAAAAGTCTCTGCTGCAGCGGGTGGCGGAATCATTTTGGGTTTCAACTGGCTGGTGTCCTGCACCCCGTCGGAAAAGCAGTTGGCTCAAATGCCTGAAGAATGGTTTAACATTAATGCATTCCTCAAAATCGGGGACAATGGCATAGTCACGATCATGTCTCCCAACCCTGAAATAGGCCAGAATGTAAAGACTTCCATGCCTATGATCATAGCCGAAGAGCTGGATGTGAACTGGAAGAACGTAGTAGTAGAGCAGGCAGGACTTGACACGCAAAAGTACACCCGCCAGTTGGCCGGAGGTAGTCAATCCATACGCCAGGGGTGGCAAAGCCTTAGAATGGCGGGAGCAACTGCCAGACGCATGCTTCTGGAAGCCGCTGCAAAGCAGTGGAATATACCAGTAAATGAGCTGACCACCGAAGGAGGTGTGATCAAACATAAGTCTGGAAAAACAGTCAGCTATGGTGAAATAGCCTCTGCTGCTGCCAATATTAGTGTACCGGAAGAAGTACAGTTAAAAGATCCGAAAGATTTTAAAATAATAGGACAGCCCACAAAGAATGTTGATGGATCGAAAATAATAAAAGGAGAACCACTTTTCGGACTGGATTATTACAAAGAAGGTATGCTCACCGCCATGATAGTACACCCACCTGCATTTGGCCTTAAGCCTAAAAGTGTAGACGACAGTGCTGCCAGAGCCATGCCTGGGATTACAGATGTATTCATTATCAATTCCCTTCCGGATGGCGTTGAAAGACAGTGGTCAGATGTCAACGCTTTTCCTGAATTGGTAGTAGTGGCTGGCACCGGCACATGGGAAGTAATGAAAGCAAAAAAAGCCTTAAAAATAGAATGGGAGCAGATAACCCCAGGAGAAAGCACTTCTGATTACATGACTGGTCTGGCTGCCTTGATGGATAAAACACCCACCGAACCATCACGCAAAGACGGTAATCCTGATCAGGCATTTAAAAATGCTGCCAAAGTGATAGAGCGAACATACACTGCTCCCTTTCTGGCCCACAACACCATGGAGCCGATGAACTTCTTTGCCCATATTACTGCAGATAAAGCCGAGCTTGTGGGGCCAATTCAAACACCTGAATACCTCCGAAAAACCCTTGTGGAAGTACTTAGCCTTCCTGAAGATAAAATCTCCATTATGATGACCCGGATGGGTGGAGGTTTCGGACGCCGGTTATATGGTAACTTCGCCGTTGAGGCTGCTGTAATATCCAAAAAGCTGAACGCACCCGTAAAATTAATGTACACCCGTGAAGATGACATGACCCAGGGTACGTACAGGCCGGCTTACACCGTGAAATACCAGGCAGCCCTTGATGCTGACAACAAACTCATTGGGTTCAAAATAAGAGGCGCCGGCATTAACGGCAGCCCAGTGTTCAACAACCGTTTTCCCGCTGGTGCGGTTGATAATTACCTGTCAGAAAACCATTCTTTAGACTCCAATATTTCTACCGGTGCATGGCGTGCCCCATCATCCAACTTCATAGCGTTTGCAGAGCAGTCGTTTTTAGACGAGATCGCTGAAACAGTGGGCAAGGATCCAATAGATTTCAGGCTGGAGTTGTTTGAAAGGGCCAAAGCAAATCCCGTAGGCTCGGAAAATGATTATGATCCTGAAAGATATGCAGGTGTACTTAAACTGGTTAAAGAAAAATCCGGCTGGGGTACTGATAAGCCCGGTGTAAGCCGTGGGGTATCTGCCTATTACTGTCACAACTCTTATGTGGCACAGGTGGTGGATTTGGTAATGAAAGATGACTCTCCGGTAATACAAAAAATCTGGTGTGCCATAGATTGCGGTATAGTAGTGAACCCGGAAGGTGCACTCAACCAGGTAGAAGGTGGTATTATCGATGGTGTTGGTCATGCTATGTATAGTGCCATGACCTTCAAAAATGGAAAACCGGACCAAAGCAACTTCAACAACTATAAATTACTCAGAATGAACGAGGCCCCACTCGAAATAGAGACCTTCTTTGTTCAAAACGGTATAGATCCGACCGGTTTGGGAGAGCCTTCTCTTCCTCCTGTTGCTGCAGCTTTGGCAAATGCTATTTACAACGCCACCGGTGTAAGGGTAGCGAGCCAGCCTTTTGCAGATCATATGGGTAAAGAGAAAGTAGTGAGTTAAATTATCAGCAACATACTTCAATGAAAAACTTCCTCCTTGCTGTTGATATCAAATCCACTGACCAGGTGCTCATGGATTATGCCCTTGTGCTTGCAGAGAAGTTCCATTCCAAAGTATGGATCGTGCATATTGCAGCGCCTGATCCTGACTTTGTAGGCTATGGAGTAGGTCCTACTTACATTCGAAAAAGCCGGGCGGATGAGTTAAGAAAAGAGCATAAAGAGCTTCACTCCTACCTCAGAATTTGAGAGTAAGTCCATCTCTGCCGATGCCCTCCTTATTCAAGGCCCGACAGTTGAAATGCTGAAAGAAGAGGTAGGTAAATTACAAATTGACTTGCTGATTATAGGTAGCCATAAGCACGGCCTTTTATATGAGATGTTTGTGGGAAGTACAACAATTGATATGGTCAAAAAGCACAGTATCCCTATGATGATTATTCCCTTGCCTGATGTGGATGAGTAGGCCCAAACAGCATAGTTAAGTTTTAAGCCCTTGCTTTACTAAGCCTTCAGGGGTTAGTAGAGCTTGCCTACTCAGACTTGTACTCTCAATATTATGGGCGTTGTAATGATTATATTTATATTAAACCCTTCGTTAAACTAAAAGCTTTTACAACCTGAAAATCATTTTCACCGTGGCAAGTTAGCCTTTATTCTAACTGTCCAACACACTATGCATTTCATGTATTCATCTTTGTTTAAAGCGAATATAGAGTTTCCTATTTCACTTTTAACCAGGCTCTTTATCCAACAACATAGCCTTTGCCCTTTTACAAAATTGTATCGCCAATCCCCAGGGATCACGCATCATCACCAGATGGGAACCATCCTCCAGATGATCTTCGGTAACTAATGTCGCCCCGGCTTCCAGCAAATTATCTTTATCAACTTCCGGTGATTCGGATACAAAAGCCAGGTGCAAAAGCAAAGGATTCATGGTTCGGTAAGTCGGTATTTCATCTGCAGGGTTTCTATAGATCTCAACCATTACCCTTCCACTGTCATCTGCCAGAAAAGCAGTAAAAGGAGCCTCCATTCGCTGCCTCACTACTTTAAGGCCAAGATGTTTAGTATACCATTGCACCATTCCGACGGGGTCTTCCACATTAATAGCAAAGTGTTCAATTTTCATTTTTGTAGTTTTAGTTAAATTGTAAGTGGCCGTAAAACTAAATAAAGCAGGTTAAATAAGTGAAGGTGTAGCTGTTAGTACTAATTAATAATGTTGAAAATGCCATACAATATTAGATACCAATTTTTGGTACTTTTAAGAAAAATTAAGCAGAGATTTATTCGGCCTCAAAGTAAATTGCCACATAATATTTTATCGTAAAATAAGTGCTGATCTTGTTGAAATAACAAGAATTTTGCACGGTCGTATGGATCTAAAAAACAGGATGATAGAATAAAAGGCAAAGCCTGGTACGAGTAATGTGATCTAAACACCTCTCGCCCCTACTACCTTCTTAATATTCTCCGAGATGGAATACAACCACTTGAGCTGCTCAGAGATCAGCCTGATCTCCTGAATTTCTGGAGTGATCAGAAGCCTTGAAGTCTCTCCTGCCCCGGTGCTGTCATTCTCGCTGATTAATTTATGATATTGGTCGTCAAGATATTGCTGGGCTTCGGCTACATTGGCTTCAATCTCATGGTCATGAACGTATTCGTTATTAACCGTTCTAAGGGCAATATCCAGATTTTCGCAAATACTGGAAATGTACATCTCAAAGTAGCGGGAGGCCTCAGTGGTTTTATGGTTATGGATGTAAGTGCCCAATGCCGCTGCCAGGGAAAGAAAGGTATGATTTAACGTAACCACCTCATACATCTGCGACAGGTTTTTCTGTTTGGATTTTGGCTCCTGTGCCATACGCTGAAAAGCTGCATTTAAATTGCCTATGGCCAGAAAAGCATTTTTCCTTGAAAGCTTGTACGAAGGATCAGCATCGTTTTTATGGTGATAATAATTATCGACCTCCCTGAGGTAAAGGATATTGGATTGTATGGCTTCCACGATAAACTCGTTGATGTTTAACGATTCCCACGATGGCCATAAGAAGGTATTGGCAATAATCGCGAGGGCTGCTCCCGTCAGTGTATCTATAACCCTGAACTGGATCACATTAAGCACATTTGGCTGTATAATAGCATAGATAAAAACAATACTCAGTGTAATGAAGATCGCGGAACTTTTATAGTTCCTCTGCACCAGGGCAAAGGCCATCAAAAAAGTAATACCTGCCAGTACACCGTACACATAGAGGTTTTGCGTGATCAATACGATCACGACTGCTATGGCCGCACCAATCAACGTACCGTAGATCCGTTGCTTTGACCGTTGCTTGGTAAGTGAATACCCCGGCCTCATGATAACAATAATGGTGAGTAGTATCCAGTACGAATTCTGGAAAGGAAAAATGGCTCCGACAATCAAGCCGGCCAATACTGTAACGGCCAGCCGCAGGCTGTGTCTGAATATTGGGGACTTAAAGCTGATATTCTCGGCAAGGTTCTTTACGTCATAATCCTGCTGAGTAATGAACCTGGCAGAATACTTACCTCTGAGCCACACCTGGTTCCGGTTGTAGAGGTTGTTCATTACATTTTCTATTACCTCAAGCTTTTGCACCAGTTTATGCAGGTAATCATACTTGTTTTGCAAATGCAGCACGTTTTCCCTGATCGTTGCCGACTTACCGGAGCTTGCATACACTCTAATCTCCTCTCTGGATTCATCTAATAGCCGGGTTAGCAGTACATTCTCATTCAAAGCCCTTCTGTCTCCCATTACCCTGGAAAAATACTCCAGCCGGTCGGCTATCTCAAAAGCCAGCTTTGAAAAAGACTCAAACTGCACGTTTTTTTCATCAGAAAAAAGGCTATCATCCCCCCGACCAGCCAGGTTGGCTATAGCCAGTTCCAAAATATCAATAAGTTCAATAAAAATGAGCACCTGTCGCTTGGCAAAATTCGAAAGCCCAAAGTGTTTTCTGGAAACCAATAGAATCTCCCTTAGCGTTTCATGCTTTTCGTTGAGCTGGGTTTGCAGCTCAAACAGCTCATTTTGAAGCACTTCACTTTTCTCAGTGCTAAATGTCATCTGAGCTTTTACCCGCAGGTACTGTGATGTAAGCGACATACACTCAGCCATCAGCTGAGATGTGTGATTTCTGTCGGCAAGCAAATGGGATAATTGCGAGAAAATCAAATACCATAGACCGCCAACCCCGATCATGCCCAGATGCAGGTACAAAGCAGTTCCGGTCTGCGGATGAGCAAAACTGAAAACTATGGCCAGCAACCCTGCAAAGGATACTAAAGAAGCCCTGAAACCATAGACAGAAATGATGGAAATGGCAAAAACAAGAATACCCAATACAGGCACCAGCAGCCAAAGATTAAAGGTCGTGAGGTTAATGATCAGAGTGGCAAATATTGTGAAAACATTAGCCACAAGCAACCCGATAATCCGGTGCCTCCTTCCCCCCGGAATGTCAGCAGGCGCACAGGCAAACATACCAATGATCAGCCCCATGCCAATGTCGTACCGGTTAAATTGCCAGGCAAAAAAAAGTGAAATAAGAATAGAAAGGGTAAGAATAAAACTTTTATAAAAATCGAAGCTCTTAAAGAATCTTATTACTGATTCAATCATCAGGATCGGTTTATGACCGTTTAAAGTTTTGTTATAATTAAAGGAAATAACAGGCAAACTGCTGTTGCTGCAAAATACGTAAAGAATTTTCAAATTAGGTCTAAAACAGCTATTTATCACTCGGGAAGATAAATATGGACTGCCGTTCCTTCACCGGGCCTGCTGTTAATATCCAGTCGCCCTCCGATAAGTGCCAGCATATCCACACAGAGCGCCAAACCTAAGCCGGTACCCTGCTCCCCTCCTGTCCCCTGCTCTGACGTATGCAGGCTGGGAGACAGAAGTTCCTTGATCTTTTCCACGGGCATACCAATCCCTGTGTCCTTTATAATTATTTCCGTTTCCCCCTTTAAATTATTGGAGCTGATAGAAATGGATCCTCCTGAGGTGAACTTTATTGAATTACTTAATATATTCCTGATAATCAACTTCAAATGATCCGGGTCAGCCTTAACCATTACCGATTTATCCAGTTCATTGATCAACCTGATATCCTTAGCCTGCATGTCCTCTGTATAAAGGTCTGTACAATGGCTTACCACATCGCTGATATTAACATCAGATATATTGAGCTTGAATCCCTCAAGCTGGGATTTCACCCAGTTGAGCAGATTATCCATAGTAAAGGAGACCGCTCTTACCTGCTTTTCTATCTTTCCAGTAATTTGCATAAACTCATCCGGCGAAATGCTATGGGCAATTGAGAGCAGTCCCTGAAGAGAACGGATCGGGCTTTTTAAATCATGGGAAATAATACTGAGGAGCTTGTTTTTGGTAGTATTCATTTGTTTAAGCTCCTGTTCAGCATTTTTCAGCTGGGTAATATCAGCCACATAGACCACAAACGAAGTTACATCACCATTGTGATCTTTTACAGGTTTGTATTTGCCAAAAGCATAGAACGATTCCCCGGATGGCAATGTGTTGTACTCGCTAAATTCAGCATCCTCTCCTTTCATACACTTGTCAATTAGAGGCTGGTGAATTTCTAAAAGATGATTGGGCAACAGTTCCTTGTAATGCTGTCCTTCAATCTCTTCTACAGGTACACCAAAGGCCTCTTCATAGCGCGCATTCACAATCAAATACCGTCCATCGCGATCCACCATAGCCAAAAATAAAGGTACATGATCAATCATGGATCTTAGCAGGTGTCTATGAGAGATTAGGGCATCTTTTTGTTGTAAATTTTCCACCTGTTGTTTTTCCAGCTCATCGTTATAGCCCTTCAGTTTGTCCAGGGTGATAAGCAGGTCACTTTTAAAGGCTCCCGTAAAAAGATAGATACAGATAAACGATGCCAGGAGGTTGACATGAAGAAGTACAAAATCACCATCAAAGGCCCAGCCCATCACATCATGCTTTATCGTCTTTAACACCACAAGCGATATTGCCGCTATGGCAAAGAAAATTGATTTTAAGGGATTGTCATAAAGCACAATGATCAGTGCAGAAAAACCCACCAGAATATTCTCGGTATCAGTATCTCTTAGTTGGTTAATGGTAACGTATGAAGTAGAATCTATAAAGAACAATGCCATTACAATGAAATAGATCCTGGAGAAACTGTTCTTTCCGATATGGTTCATGTACAGTACAGGCATGATCACAAATACAATGGCACACAGATTCATGAAGGCCTGATAATACACGCCGAGAAAAAAATCAATAATAAAAAAGAATGAACAAAGGCCAAAACTTATCATGGCAATGATATTAAGTAGCCGGATACGCCTTTGCTGTATAATCACCTGACCTTCCTTAACTCCCAAATTAGCTAAATGAGAAAGTAGCTGTTTTACTGCCATCCAATAGAAATTCATTAAGAAACAATGAGTAATATAAGTAGAAAAATTTGAATTATACTCAAAAATAAAATTTTATTGTAGCAATCTTAAAGTAGTATTTGAATACCACACTTTAAACAATGCGACATGTTACCCAAAGATTATATATTCTTGCATTTTAATAAATGTTTAAACATATTTTAAATTAGTTTATCAGGGAGATTGTTAAACATGTGCTGAAAAGTCTCTGCGGCAAATGTTAAAACAGTCGAGCCATGGCGGAACCTATAAGTCAACCCTATGGTTTTGGGTAATATGCAATTTCCATATGGAAGGGACGAAATATTAATAAGAAGACAAATCAAATTGATGTGTTTTTTATTATTTAATTATTAATTTCTAATTTAAATTATACGATCATTTTTTCCCCATACTAAATGATTAACTGCATAATAGTTGATGATGAGTTTAAAAGCCGCGAAAGCCTGCAGGTATTGCTGACAGATTTCTGCGAAAATGTAACCGTTAAAGCGCTGTGCGAGAGTGTTGATGAAGGCGTAAAAGCCATTCGGGAACATAAACCTGACATGATTTTCCTTGATATACAAATGCAACGAGAAACAGGCTTTGACTTATTGAACAAAATAGATAACATCGACTTTGAAGTTGTTTTCACTACGGCGCATTCCGAATATGCTATTAAAGCATTTAAATTTTGTGCGTTAGACTATCTGCTCAAACCTATAGATCTGGAGGAGCTACGCCAAGCTGTTGCCAAAGTAAAGAACCGGCTACATCAGGATATTTCCCTGCGGCTGGAGCAGCTTATGAAGACCCTCTCCCCTCCCAAAAACCAGATCAGCAAACTTGCCCTGCCTACTTCCAATGGGTTGACTTTTGTGCAAATAGAGGATATACTCTACTGCGAGGCAGTCAGTAACTACACCAAATTTTTTATGGAAGATAGTAATGTATATATGGTGAGCAGGACGCTGAAGGAATATGACGCCATGCTGTCCGGATATAACTTCTGCCGGATCCATAACTCTTACCTGATCAATCTCAATGCCATAAAGGAATACGTGCGTGGTGAGGGAGGGTATGTTGTTTTAAACAATAATATTACACTTGATGTATCGAAACGCAAAAAAGTTGAATTTCTCAAAAAGCTTGGTTACACATAATTTAAAATTGTAAAAGCAAATACTTGTTCGACCCTTCTGCTCAGAATACTGCATATCCTCCCACCTGCTAAGTTTTACCTCCCACTTAATAAGTCTCACTATTAAAACTTTCCGAAGCTAAAGATATTTGGTCAAGATTCAGTTTAACAAAATCCTTAGCTATTATGCGGAAATACACTATGGTTGGTGCTTTGGTTTGCATACTGTCCTATACAAACGTACACTCACAAAACACCACCGACAGTAAATTTGGAAAAGGGATATCGGTAGTGGCCAGCGACTCTTCTTTTTCCCTACGTTTTAAAACACGATTTCAAACCCTATATACTGGCACATACGATGAGGGCACAGACTCCTATAAGGATAACGTGATGATAAGAAGGGCCCGATTAAAGTTTGATGGCTTTGCATACACCCCACGTTTGAAATACAAAGTGGAGCTTGGCCTTAGTAATAGAGATACAGGGGGCAGTATTCCCCAAGCCAACAATACGGCCAATATTATACTTGACGCCGTTTTAAAGTACAACTTTCACGGACGTTGGAGCGTATGGTTCGGACAAACCAAACTGCCTGGAAATATTGAAAGGGTTATTTCATCTGCTTCCCTGCAATTGGTAGATCGCAGCAACCTGAATTCCAGATTCAATATAGACCGTGACGCCGGCATACAACTTCGTTACGAATCACCGCGCTTTCGTTCTAGTACTGCTATCTCCAAAGGTGAGGGCCGGAATATTACAGCTGCCAACATGGGAGGATATGACTATACTCAACGCTTTGAGTGGTTTCCATTTGGGCAATTTACAGGAAAAGGTGACTATTTCGGAGCTGACCTAAAGCGTGAATCTGCCCCCAGGCTAATGCTGGGAGTCACGTACGATTATAATGACAGAGCCGCCAGGGAAAGAGGCCAGCTGGGAAGTTTCCTAAGTGAGGAAAGGACACTCGAAACCTGGTTTTTAGATGCCCACTTCAAGTACCGGGGCTTTTCAACCATGGTGGAGTATGCCAATAAAAAGGCGCATAATGGCCCTGCTATCGTAGATGAGACCGGCGCTACGATAGGCTCATTCTATACCGGCTCAGGCATCAATATACAATCAGGATACCTATTCAAAAATAATATTGAGCTTGCCGCACGATACACCGGTGTAGAGCCTGATAAAGAAACCGGTAAAGATAAGAATGACCAATATACGGTAGGCCTTTCAAAATATATTGTAGGGCATGCATTGAAAAT
This region of Fulvivirga ulvae genomic DNA includes:
- a CDS encoding PAS domain-containing sensor histidine kinase; translation: MAVKQLLSHLANLGVKEGQVIIQQRRIRLLNIIAMISFGLCSFFFIIDFFLGVYYQAFMNLCAIVFVIMPVLYMNHIGKNSFSRIYFIVMALFFIDSTSYVTINQLRDTDTENILVGFSALIIVLYDNPLKSIFFAIAAISLVVLKTIKHDVMGWAFDGDFVLLHVNLLASFICIYLFTGAFKSDLLITLDKLKGYNDELEKQQVENLQQKDALISHRHLLRSMIDHVPLFLAMVDRDGRYLIVNARYEEAFGVPVEEIEGQHYKELLPNHLLEIHQPLIDKCMKGEDAEFSEYNTLPSGESFYAFGKYKPVKDHNGDVTSFVVYVADITQLKNAEQELKQMNTTKNKLLSIISHDLKSPIRSLQGLLSIAHSISPDEFMQITGKIEKQVRAVSFTMDNLLNWVKSQLEGFKLNISDVNISDVVSHCTDLYTEDMQAKDIRLINELDKSVMVKADPDHLKLIIRNILSNSIKFTSGGSISISSNNLKGETEIIIKDTGIGMPVEKIKELLSPSLHTSEQGTGGEQGTGLGLALCVDMLALIGGRLDINSRPGEGTAVHIYLPE
- a CDS encoding LytR/AlgR family response regulator transcription factor translates to MINCIIVDDEFKSRESLQVLLTDFCENVTVKALCESVDEGVKAIREHKPDMIFLDIQMQRETGFDLLNKIDNIDFEVVFTTAHSEYAIKAFKFCALDYLLKPIDLEELRQAVAKVKNRLHQDISLRLEQLMKTLSPPKNQISKLALPTSNGLTFVQIEDILYCEAVSNYTKFFMEDSNVYMVSRTLKEYDAMLSGYNFCRIHNSYLINLNAIKEYVRGEGGYVVLNNNITLDVSKRKKVEFLKKLGYT
- a CDS encoding porin, with product MRKYTMVGALVCILSYTNVHSQNTTDSKFGKGISVVASDSSFSLRFKTRFQTLYTGTYDEGTDSYKDNVMIRRARLKFDGFAYTPRLKYKVELGLSNRDTGGSIPQANNTANIILDAVLKYNFHGRWSVWFGQTKLPGNIERVISSASLQLVDRSNLNSRFNIDRDAGIQLRYESPRFRSSTAISKGEGRNITAANMGGYDYTQRFEWFPFGQFTGKGDYFGADLKRESAPRLMLGVTYDYNDRAARERGQLGSFLSEERTLETWFLDAHFKYRGFSTMVEYANKKAHNGPAIVDETGATIGSFYTGSGINIQSGYLFKNNIELAARYTGVEPDKETGKDKNDQYTVGLSKYIVGHALKIQSDITLIDEEGADSQYMYRFQVEFSL